A single region of the Acidobacteriota bacterium genome encodes:
- a CDS encoding cysteine synthase family protein: MDILKAVGNTSMVRLRRVVPPGCADIVVKLEGENPTGSMKDRMASSVIAAAEADGRLKPGGAVVEYTGGSTGTSLAFVCAARGYRIRIVTSEAFSREKRDHMAALGAELTLVPSEGGLTTKKLILDMIEAARVLSREPGTYWTDQLNNRDSIAGYHPLGEEIWEQTGGAVDAFVHCVGTSASLRGVATVLKRHRPGVRVVAVEPAESAVLGGGQPGPHKIEGVGIGYTPPLWEPSLVDDVLPVTTADAKAMARRLAREEALFAGTSTGANVLAAIRLAERLGPGRTVVTLAGDSGLKYLSTDVYKTP, encoded by the coding sequence ATGGACATTCTGAAGGCCGTCGGAAACACCTCGATGGTCCGGCTTCGCAGGGTCGTCCCGCCCGGCTGCGCGGACATCGTCGTCAAACTCGAGGGGGAGAACCCCACCGGCAGCATGAAGGACCGGATGGCTTCTTCCGTGATCGCGGCGGCCGAGGCGGACGGCCGTCTGAAACCCGGGGGCGCCGTGGTGGAGTACACGGGCGGCAGCACGGGGACGTCGCTGGCCTTCGTCTGCGCGGCCCGGGGCTACCGCATCCGCATCGTCACCTCGGAGGCGTTCAGCCGGGAGAAGCGGGACCATATGGCCGCCCTGGGCGCTGAACTGACGTTGGTCCCGAGCGAGGGGGGTCTCACCACCAAAAAGCTGATCCTGGACATGATCGAGGCCGCCCGCGTCCTGAGCCGGGAGCCGGGAACCTACTGGACGGACCAGCTCAACAACCGCGACAGCATCGCCGGCTACCACCCGCTGGGCGAGGAGATCTGGGAGCAGACGGGCGGTGCGGTGGACGCCTTCGTCCACTGCGTGGGGACGTCGGCGTCCCTGCGCGGCGTGGCCACCGTGCTGAAGCGGCACAGGCCGGGCGTCCGGGTCGTCGCCGTCGAGCCCGCGGAGTCCGCCGTGCTGGGCGGGGGGCAGCCCGGCCCCCACAAGATCGAGGGCGTCGGGATCGGCTACACGCCGCCGCTGTGGGAGCCCTCCCTGGTGGACGACGTCCTGCCGGTGACGACGGCCGACGCCAAGGCGATGGCACGGCGCCTCGCCCGGGAGGAGGCCCTCTTCGCGGGGACGTCCACCGGCGCCAACGTCCTCGCGGCGATCCGGCTCGCCGAGCGGCTCGGGCCGGGACGGACGGTGGTCACCCTGGCGGGAGACTCCGGCCTCAAATACCTCAGCACCGACGTCTACAAAACCCCTTGA